From the Nitrospinota bacterium genome, the window TAAATTTTCTTGTTTTTTTTGACATAATATTTAAAACACCGACAACCCTTCCTTCTATACACATGGGCACACCCAGAAAGGATACAAGACCAAGTCTTTTAGCAACTTCCCTGTGTTCTTTTTTATATCTTTCATCTTCTCGCATATCCTTAGAAATTAACGGTCTCTTTTCCTTTACTATAATACCGCTAAAACTCTGACCTATTTTTAACCTCTTGGTTTCCATCAGCTCCATACCCTTTTTGGTACCGCCACCCCTGATAAGATAATCCCCTTCTCTTATCCGGTAAAGACACTCATCAGCATCAAGGAGTTTGGCAGCCTGCTCTGCTATCCAGGGGAGGAGCTCTTCTTTTGAGACACTGGATGTGATTTTCTTGCCTGTCTCATAAAGAACCCCTAGCTTCTCTTCTACCTTCTTCCTTTCTGTTATATCTCTTACGGCACATTTATATTCTAAATAAAATTTATCCTCACTATCTTTAGCGATGCCACGAAATCGAACATCTATCATCTCACCATTCTTCTTTACAAACTTAACCTCTTGATCGATAATACCTTCCTCTTTGAGTTTAGAGAAGAGCTGATCGAACTTATCCTTTGTCTCCTCTGAAAAAAATATCGATGTATGGTTTCCCTTCAGTTCACGCTTTGAATAACCCAACATTTCCACAAAGGTATGATTTGCTTCGATAATCATTCCATTTCCATCTAAAGAATAGTAGCCATCTGGGGCATTCTCGTATAAATCCTCAAATCTTTCTTTAGATTCTTTGAGCGCCTCCTCCCGTTGTTTCAGCGATTCCGCCATTTGATCAAAAGTCTGGGCCAGGACACCAATTTCAGGAGTGGACGAAAAATCTTTGGAATAAATCTTTAAATCTAACTTTCCCGTAGATATCTCTTTAGCCGCTTTCGTGAGTTTTTTAATTTGACCAGAAATGGGAAAAGAAATGAAAATGGCAATCGAAATACTCAGTGCAATGACAACAGCAGAAATAACAAATATTCTTTTTCTTAAAATAAAAATGGGGTTTAATATATCTTTTTCATCATATTCCACGATAAGCACCCACTGGAGTCCTTCAAAGTTTCTATAGCCTTTTGAGTATCCATATGAAAAGAGTTTTTGCCTCCCCTCTTCCTTTTTAACAAAAAAGCCCTTATTTCCTTCTATCCTCTTGAAAAATTCTTTTTTGGTTATATCTTCCAAAAACTTAAATGGTTCTGTTGCATAAACTAACCTTCCGTCCTTTGTAATTAATTTTATCTCTGTTGTTTCATATTTTTTTGCGACAATCTCTGCTTCCCTTATAATTCCACTAACAGCGATAACAGCCTTCATCACCCCTATGAACTCTCCATCATCATTCTCAATCCTTATTCCCACACTGATAGCATGTGTACCAACACTTTCATCATACTCAACATCGCTGACATAAAGACCCTTATTTTTTGCCACCTGCCACCACTTCTCATCGTCCTGCCTGTAATCCGAGGTTTTTCCTGTTTGAGCCACATTCGCACCATAGCTATTTGTTATAAAAATTTCTCCAACGATCCTGTATCCATACTTTTTTTCATAAAACTCGATAAATTCCTTCGTCATCTCTTCTGATACTTTATTGTTGATTAATCTCTGCATAAAGGATGTTATTGTTTCTTTTGGCTGGGATACCCATTCTTGATCTCTTTGATTGATATATTCTTGTATGTTATCAAGCTTTTCAAACTCTCTGTTAGATTCAAAAAGAGCTTTTTGCAGAATGAGGTGTTTGGTCTGTTTTTGAAGTTCCTCAATTTTAAAATAAATGTCTCGATCCATTCTCTTCAGCATTTCCTCAACCAAGAATATAGAATTCTTGCCAACAGATTCCTTCAGTGATTTACTGCTTATTTTCACTGAATAGAGTGATAGACCAGCCATGAACAATACAAACATTGTAAAGCCGAGAATTAATTTCTTACCCAAACCCAAATTCAGGCGCATTTTTATCTCCCCTGCTTAGAAAAAGATTTTAACTCCATTATTTATCGACTTTTATTAGCTTTTACTTAATAAAAAAGGCTCAAAAAAATGAATATTTTTTTGGTTATTAATGACTGAGGAGAAATCGTAAAAAGAGGTCTTTATTTGACCTATGTTCCCGCAATCATAACAATGGTTTAGAATCTAAAAGAGCTTTGAAATGCGAAAAAAATGGGTCGCTGGAAGTGATTGATTTTATTGCTTTTGATGTAACTTTCTTGTCTTGAGAAGGCAAAGGAACCAAAGAAGGGCACCCTTGATTTTTCCAGAGGCGAAGATTGGTATTCATGATTCCTATCTAATCTGGGAAGTTCCCAAGGAAGTTCCTTGGTAGCCTTTTATCACCCGCTTTTCGGCATCTATGCTTGACAGGGCATCAAACCATTCATCTTTTACAACCGATTCCTTTAGCTGATTTTTTTTAGCCCGACAAAGAGCCCAGGTCCAGACGATCCCGTGTGGGTTTGGATTGGTGTCGACCAATTTGGCGTGGAAATCGCATTTGATTTGAGGATACATGCCGTTATTCTGCTTTTGAGAGTAGTAGAAAAAGGAGTTCTGGTTCCAGAAGGAAACATGGGTCGGGTCCTGAAAAGCACCCCGGCCATCCGTGGAAGGGACCCAGACCTCAAAAATTCCGCCATGCCCGAGAACGCGCCAGGCTTCGTTCATGGTATAAATGGGGTCTTTAAGGTGCTCAACAATGTCAAAAGCCCTTATGTATTGGATGGAGTCATCCTGCCAGGGCCATGGCTCTTCGAGATTGGTAACCACATCTACCCCTTTGAAAGGATATCTGTCCACATTAATCCAGCCAGGCAAAATATTCTGGTTACAACCCAAGTTTAGCTTGCGCCACTCATCCGGCAGCTGTCGAATTTTTCTTGCATCCTGCATGAAAAGTCGCCTTTTTTTAATTTCTCAATGAAAAATAATGCACATTACATGCCATT encodes:
- a CDS encoding PAS domain S-box protein; protein product: MRLNLGLGKKLILGFTMFVLFMAGLSLYSVKISSKSLKESVGKNSIFLVEEMLKRMDRDIYFKIEELQKQTKHLILQKALFESNREFEKLDNIQEYINQRDQEWVSQPKETITSFMQRLINNKVSEEMTKEFIEFYEKKYGYRIVGEIFITNSYGANVAQTGKTSDYRQDDEKWWQVAKNKGLYVSDVEYDESVGTHAISVGIRIENDDGEFIGVMKAVIAVSGIIREAEIVAKKYETTEIKLITKDGRLVYATEPFKFLEDITKKEFFKRIEGNKGFFVKKEEGRQKLFSYGYSKGYRNFEGLQWVLIVEYDEKDILNPIFILRKRIFVISAVVIALSISIAIFISFPISGQIKKLTKAAKEISTGKLDLKIYSKDFSSTPEIGVLAQTFDQMAESLKQREEALKESKERFEDLYENAPDGYYSLDGNGMIIEANHTFVEMLGYSKRELKGNHTSIFFSEETKDKFDQLFSKLKEEGIIDQEVKFVKKNGEMIDVRFRGIAKDSEDKFYLEYKCAVRDITERKKVEEKLGVLYETGKKITSSVSKEELLPWIAEQAAKLLDADECLYRIREGDYLIRGGGTKKGMELMETKRLKIGQSFSGIIVKEKRPLISKDMREDERYKKEHREVAKRLGLVSFLGVPMCIEGRVVGVLNIMSKKTRKF